Proteins encoded within one genomic window of Leptolyngbya sp. SIO1E4:
- a CDS encoding ShlB/FhaC/HecB family hemolysin secretion/activation protein, with amino-acid sequence MFLLSTALLAPLPQPDLAVSSPPQPPSETVLFHSDRQGAQKIAQGPVTPAGRPDLPPEPEPPELEPLPPLPPPEELLQPPAAPEALPPNFDVPGTIVVQAFRVVGSTIFSAEELATVTAAYTNRPITFTELLEARSAVTQLYLDSGYITTGAFIPTEQVIDEGIVEIQVVEGFLEAVVIEGLEDLVPGYVSSRIERAAGRPLNVNDLVEGLQLLQLDPVIESISAELATGTQLGGSIVNLQVEEAKSFSIEAGMDNGRSPTVGSVRGQASLRDINLLGFGDTLDLAYSLTAGSDTVNIGYTLPVSPSNTTVGLNFSLTRSEVIDDDFDILSIESASEDLQLSLRQPIVQTPTEELALSLGFAYSRIESTFQLPGAPRLGFPFTGAPDGEAKVTAIRFGQEWTQRSASRVLAARSTFNLGADWLGGTNNEGDIPDSNFFSWQGQAQWVQVLATDTLLLARIDGQLADRPLLSLEQFRLGGQGSVRGYREDEVIADNGVFASLEVRVPILRIPEWESLVQLTPFVDVGYAWNSGDSPDPESQTLASVGVGALWQVSDRVTARLDYGIPLINEDDIGNSLQESGILFSITGRVF; translated from the coding sequence ACCTCCAGAGCTAGAACCGCTCCCCCCCTTGCCCCCTCCAGAAGAGTTGCTGCAGCCACCCGCTGCCCCTGAAGCCCTGCCCCCCAATTTTGACGTGCCCGGCACTATTGTTGTGCAAGCATTCCGCGTGGTGGGCAGCACTATTTTTTCAGCGGAAGAATTGGCAACGGTAACCGCCGCTTACACCAACCGCCCGATTACCTTCACTGAATTGCTGGAAGCGAGATCAGCGGTCACCCAGCTGTATTTAGACTCGGGCTACATCACCACGGGTGCCTTTATTCCCACAGAACAAGTGATTGATGAAGGCATTGTTGAAATTCAGGTCGTCGAGGGGTTCTTAGAAGCGGTGGTGATTGAAGGGCTCGAAGATTTAGTGCCGGGCTACGTGAGCAGCCGCATTGAAAGAGCAGCCGGTCGCCCTCTGAACGTCAATGATTTGGTCGAGGGCCTGCAGCTGTTGCAGCTAGATCCTGTGATTGAGTCTATCTCAGCAGAATTGGCCACTGGCACACAGCTCGGCGGCAGCATCGTCAACCTGCAAGTTGAAGAGGCCAAAAGCTTTAGCATTGAAGCAGGCATGGACAATGGGCGATCGCCCACGGTCGGGAGTGTGCGCGGTCAGGCCAGCCTCCGCGATATCAATTTATTGGGCTTTGGGGACACGTTAGACCTGGCCTATAGCCTGACTGCCGGTAGCGACACGGTGAATATTGGCTATACGCTGCCCGTCAGCCCTTCGAATACGACAGTGGGCCTTAATTTCAGCCTGACCCGCAGCGAAGTCATCGACGATGACTTTGACATTCTCTCGATTGAATCAGCCTCCGAGGATCTGCAGCTCTCCCTGCGTCAGCCCATCGTTCAAACGCCCACTGAAGAACTCGCCCTGAGTTTAGGCTTTGCCTACAGCCGGATTGAAAGTACCTTTCAGCTGCCAGGGGCGCCACGTCTAGGATTTCCCTTTACTGGGGCACCGGATGGGGAAGCGAAGGTCACGGCTATCCGCTTTGGCCAAGAGTGGACCCAGCGCAGCGCCAGCCGTGTGCTGGCAGCCCGCTCGACCTTCAACCTGGGTGCAGATTGGTTGGGCGGCACCAACAATGAGGGTGACATTCCTGACAGCAATTTTTTTAGCTGGCAGGGCCAAGCCCAGTGGGTACAGGTTTTGGCGACTGATACCCTGCTGCTGGCGCGGATAGATGGGCAACTGGCCGATCGCCCGCTGCTGTCTCTAGAGCAGTTTCGCCTGGGGGGGCAGGGGAGCGTGCGCGGGTACCGCGAAGACGAGGTGATTGCCGATAACGGGGTGTTTGCGTCTCTAGAAGTTCGGGTGCCCATCCTGCGGATTCCAGAATGGGAAAGTTTAGTGCAGCTCACCCCCTTTGTGGACGTTGGTTATGCCTGGAACAGCGGTGATAGCCCTGATCCTGAATCACAAACCCTAGCATCGGTAGGGGTCGGTGCCCTGTGGCAGGTGAGCGATCGCGTGACGGCGCGCCTAGACTATGGCATTCCACTCATCAATGAAGACGATATCGGAAATTCTTTACAGGAAAGCGGCATTCTGTTTTCCATCACCGGACGGGTCTTCTAA
- a CDS encoding filamentous hemagglutinin N-terminal domain-containing protein, whose protein sequence is MLTPRLDRTALSNIIRHPARPGLLALFALGMTPLAVPVAAQLTPDATLSNDASIVTPNALVQGDFADLIEGGAIRGSNLFHSFSDFNVDTLQRVYFANPAGIKTILTRVTGNNGSFIDGTLGVDGLANLYLLNPNGFAFGPNAQLDIRGSFIVSTAEGWQLGNGEVFSAIDPDAPPLLAVTLTPGLQYGAAQQADVTNQGTLAVAPGESLVLLGDTVTHTGTLTAPGGQVQLLGDRVGVFDAGQIDVSSPNGGGTVNLGGGFQGQGALPTAQQTVVGPNATLIADATQAGNGGEVIVWSDRLTRFYGSASAQAGGQASNGGFVEVSGLNHLMFDGQVSTAAANGTVGTFLLDPTNIDVVDVLTAETFLLTEVDEFADADIGGDGETRIAAIALAGAAANSNVMLQATNDIRFSTDLSIPAANVTLTAVAGNDIVVDNSIQFLAGGNAVFNAGNTIALTNANSFIWTFGGNVELTAGNTVSLINAAQVDTAPSLGTSGDMQVTARTVELLDGAQFRVGAFDEDGGTLIVNATEAINISGIGTGVSGLGAAGFNASALPGSTGDAGIIQVTTPQLTISNGGSVGALASGNGNGGDVNVQAEVIEVNGFSDSIIGEFQSGIFASSDSLNPNGDTGQVTLEARTITVQGGGEIGSSTGGLRDAGFVEIIDADLIEVFGSTASGLPSGIFSNSESVGLDGDAGRVTIDARKVIVRNSGEIRSGSNGLGNAGIVEIVEADELTVSDRGQISADGSFLSDSGQVDIRSRSVDVRDEGVISVSSAGLGNFTEGGSLDIQADDVIVRRGGQIFVVSFSGGSTNRLSVNANNSISILEEGAIVGSSLVNGTAANIFLTTPQLEVARGGSISTTSIGTGAAGNIEIFADSFVKLDDGLIFSDSVSTAPSGNISVTTQDLTLTNQSSISASSLDNAEAGFIDISAEAIFLNNGSSIDTVSLQGSGGNIFVQADDFLLLRNRSRISATAGLLAAGGDGGNITINAPFIVAVLSENSDITANAFTGSGGRVIVSALDIIGLEFQDELTPFSDITASSQAGAAGITEFNRLTDVNVEEGLSELPVDLADPTRLISQQCALQASDNASEFTVVGRGGLPPDPSQLGTADRFLEDLGTVPTEPPPSSEQSHIDDLDTAESPTVIQEAKSWVQDASGHVHLVSAAPSNAASAVFIPVPCQNSDDVGTPN, encoded by the coding sequence ATGTTAACCCCCCGATTGGATCGTACGGCGCTCTCAAACATCATCAGACACCCTGCCAGGCCGGGTTTGCTGGCTCTCTTCGCCCTGGGAATGACACCCCTGGCAGTCCCGGTTGCCGCCCAACTCACCCCTGACGCAACGCTCAGTAATGACGCCTCCATTGTCACCCCCAATGCCCTGGTGCAGGGGGATTTTGCAGACTTGATTGAAGGCGGCGCGATTCGGGGCAGCAATCTGTTCCACAGCTTTAGCGACTTTAATGTCGATACCCTGCAGCGGGTCTACTTCGCCAACCCAGCCGGAATTAAAACAATTCTGACGCGCGTAACCGGCAACAATGGTTCGTTCATCGACGGCACCCTCGGGGTCGATGGCTTGGCCAATCTATATCTACTCAACCCCAACGGCTTTGCCTTTGGCCCCAATGCCCAACTCGATATTCGCGGCTCTTTTATCGTCAGCACTGCTGAGGGCTGGCAGCTGGGCAACGGAGAGGTGTTTAGCGCGATTGATCCAGACGCGCCACCGCTGCTGGCAGTCACGCTGACGCCAGGGCTGCAGTACGGGGCAGCGCAGCAGGCAGATGTGACTAACCAGGGCACTCTGGCCGTGGCTCCGGGAGAGAGTTTAGTCCTCCTGGGGGACACGGTGACCCACACCGGTACCCTGACGGCACCAGGGGGGCAAGTACAGCTGTTGGGCGATCGGGTGGGTGTCTTCGACGCTGGGCAAATTGATGTCTCTTCACCCAATGGGGGTGGCACAGTCAATCTGGGGGGCGGCTTTCAAGGGCAGGGGGCATTGCCGACGGCTCAGCAAACGGTGGTGGGGCCAAATGCTACCCTCATTGCGGATGCAACTCAGGCAGGCAATGGCGGCGAGGTTATTGTCTGGTCGGATAGGTTGACGCGGTTTTATGGCAGTGCCAGTGCCCAAGCAGGCGGGCAGGCAAGCAATGGCGGCTTCGTGGAAGTGTCAGGGCTGAACCATTTAATGTTTGACGGGCAGGTCAGCACCGCCGCGGCTAACGGCACAGTGGGGACGTTCTTGCTAGACCCTACCAATATTGACGTTGTCGATGTCTTGACGGCAGAAACCTTTTTGCTGACAGAGGTTGATGAGTTTGCCGACGCGGATATTGGCGGGGATGGGGAGACTCGCATTGCCGCGATCGCCTTAGCCGGAGCAGCAGCCAATAGCAACGTGATGCTGCAAGCCACAAACGATATTCGCTTTTCGACCGATCTTTCCATTCCAGCGGCTAATGTGACGCTGACAGCCGTGGCAGGCAACGATATCGTCGTGGATAATTCTATTCAGTTCCTAGCAGGGGGCAACGCTGTCTTCAATGCTGGCAACACGATTGCACTGACAAATGCCAACAGCTTCATCTGGACTTTTGGTGGCAATGTCGAGCTGACAGCAGGCAACACGGTGTCTTTGATCAACGCCGCTCAGGTTGATACGGCACCGTCTTTAGGCACCAGTGGTGACATGCAGGTGACTGCACGAACCGTTGAACTTTTGGATGGCGCTCAATTTCGCGTGGGTGCGTTTGATGAGGATGGCGGCACCCTAATCGTGAATGCAACGGAAGCCATCAATATTAGCGGTATTGGCACAGGCGTTTCTGGCTTAGGAGCCGCTGGCTTCAACGCCAGTGCGTTGCCAGGGAGTACAGGCGATGCTGGCATCATTCAGGTCACCACACCTCAACTAACCATCAGCAATGGGGGTTCAGTTGGGGCGCTTGCCTCGGGGAATGGCAATGGGGGGGACGTCAACGTTCAAGCCGAGGTGATTGAAGTCAACGGCTTTTCGGACTCGATCATCGGGGAATTTCAAAGTGGCATATTCGCCTCTTCAGACTCACTCAACCCCAATGGGGACACGGGCCAAGTCACGCTAGAGGCTCGTACGATTACGGTGCAGGGCGGCGGTGAGATTGGTTCTAGCACAGGGGGGCTCAGGGATGCAGGTTTTGTAGAAATCATCGATGCCGATTTGATCGAAGTCTTTGGGAGCACTGCATCTGGCCTACCAAGCGGTATCTTTTCTAATTCAGAATCAGTCGGCCTTGATGGGGATGCGGGTCGAGTCACGATAGATGCCCGCAAAGTTATCGTGCGGAACAGTGGCGAAATTCGATCAGGTTCGAATGGCCTTGGCAATGCCGGAATTGTAGAAATTGTAGAGGCCGATGAGTTAACGGTTAGCGATCGGGGTCAAATCAGTGCGGATGGTTCTTTTCTCAGCGATTCTGGACAGGTTGATATCAGATCTCGCTCAGTTGATGTCCGAGATGAAGGGGTTATTTCGGTTTCTAGTGCTGGGCTAGGCAACTTTACTGAGGGCGGCAGCTTAGATATCCAGGCAGACGATGTCATAGTCCGTCGAGGTGGCCAGATCTTTGTGGTTAGTTTTAGTGGTGGCAGCACAAACCGGCTGTCTGTTAATGCCAACAATTCGATTTCTATTCTTGAGGAAGGCGCTATTGTAGGCTCCTCTCTGGTTAACGGAACAGCTGCCAATATTTTTCTAACCACCCCTCAATTGGAGGTAGCGAGGGGTGGTTCGATCTCAACGACTTCGATCGGCACAGGGGCTGCCGGAAACATCGAGATCTTCGCCGATTCATTTGTCAAGTTGGACGATGGCCTCATCTTTTCGGATTCAGTCTCTACTGCCCCCAGTGGAAATATCTCGGTGACCACCCAGGATCTGACGCTGACAAATCAGTCTTCCATATCCGCCTCAAGCCTCGATAACGCTGAAGCCGGGTTCATCGATATATCTGCTGAAGCAATTTTCCTCAACAACGGAAGTTCGATTGACACAGTCAGCTTACAGGGCTCTGGAGGAAATATTTTTGTCCAAGCAGATGACTTCTTATTGTTGCGCAACAGAAGTAGAATCTCGGCGACAGCAGGCCTACTGGCTGCTGGTGGAGATGGGGGCAATATCACCATCAATGCCCCCTTTATCGTCGCTGTACTCTCTGAAAACAGCGACATCACCGCCAATGCCTTCACCGGCAGCGGTGGGCGCGTTATCGTCTCAGCCCTAGACATCATCGGCCTCGAGTTTCAGGACGAACTCACCCCCTTCAGCGACATCACTGCCAGCTCACAAGCAGGGGCCGCTGGCATCACTGAGTTTAATCGCCTCACCGATGTCAACGTGGAAGAGGGGTTAAGTGAACTGCCCGTTGACCTGGCTGACCCCACCCGCCTCATTAGTCAACAATGCGCCCTGCAAGCGTCTGACAACGCCAGCGAGTTCACCGTAGTGGGTCGCGGTGGCCTTCCCCCTGACCCCAGCCAGCTAGGTACCGCAGACCGGTTCCTAGAAGATCTCGGCACCGTCCCCACCGAACCCCCCCCGTCATCCGAACAATCCCATATCGATGACCTGGATACGGCAGAATCGCCCACGGTCATTCAAGAAGCCAAAAGCTGGGTTCAAGATGCGAGCGGGCACGTGCATCTCGTGTCTGCTGCCCCCTCGAATGCTGCATCCGCTGTTTTTATCCCTGTGCCCTGTCAAAATTCCGATGACGTTGGAACACCTAATTAA
- a CDS encoding filamentous hemagglutinin N-terminal domain-containing protein has product MPLISPHSSGFLVALLINVAALPAPAVAQLNPDNTLGDEASTVAPDVLVQGDFADLIEGGAIRGSNLFHSFSDFNVDTLQRLYFANPAGIETILTRVTGGNGSTIDGTLGVDGLANLYLLNPNGFAFGPNAQLDIRGSFMVSTAEGWQLGNGEVFSAIDPDAPPLLAVTLTPGLQYGAAQQADVTNQGNLAVDPGESLVLLGDTVTHTGTLTAPRGQVQLLGDRVGVFDAGQIDVSSPNGGGTVNLGGGFQGQGLLPTSQQTVVGPNATLIADATQAGDGGEIIVWSDGLTRFYGNAQATGGLSIGNGGFIEISGARSLAFDGAVSAVAPNGEWGTVLFDPTNIVVVEDALAETTVLSVVDNFFDPDIGGDGDTRIAASALANAAANSNVSLQATNDIRFKGAFTIANPGITLTAIAGNDIVVSNDIFFLAGGDVIFEAGKNIELAGTDIELSTLGGNASFTAGNLLSLTNNAFVNTSLPTGRSGNLTVVSQVFELSGNSIFNAGNGGIGDAGDIQVTTNQLLMGEGSQVSNSIFGSGNAGVLTVNARDLVQLNGNLTGLFSQTNPGSSGNAGNLQIMTGQLLIQDDADISVGTFGSGNGGLLEINANDLIQLSGDNTILSSRANLGSSGDAGDIKITTNQLFIQDRSQISISTFSEGNGGLLTVNSADLIKINGTSAGLLSSASSSSSGNAGNIQVATDQLFIQTGFIASGTAGLGNGGDIGIQASRIELLGSETSISSSSNNLISTTSVGDVLLDTDTLILRDGSTVSARALGVADAGTVEIANASYVELNGAGTTLRASAADTPANAGFIKIDSDAVLVQNSAQLDVSSLGSGDAGVIEIQDASYVEFSNHNHNPENTTFTGAFVTTGTGSGNGGRVSIDAERLRFSGPSTGIQVDGTVDSNSGVVDIIGSEITLENSASIVSLGSSGQVQIVSEDFLEISNSTIGIEPLTEESPGSISLNVRDLRLNERGVISAGIGFSTLNSQAILEIFSADITDILEVQETLATFSGGDPEEIARGGNIDILADTVSLNNQSQILSFGGDIEVVAKTISLENVSALNTLSPLADGGNILVQAGESLNLHNQSAILATAGPVGNNGGGGVVNLNSPNITVADQSFISASSFSGEGGNVNIQADNFLLLRNNSLVSASAGLSGSSSGGGGNVNIDAPFVVGVLSENSDIIANAVAGNGGFVIISALDIIGLEFQDELTPFSDITASSQAGAAGITEFNRLTDVNVEEGLSELPVDLADPTRLISQQCALQASDNASEFTVVGRGGLPPDPSQLGTADRFLEDLGTVPTETPSSSEQSHIDDLDTADSPTVIQEAQSWVQDASGHVHLVSATPDNRAVVLPSAVRCSNHPDL; this is encoded by the coding sequence ATGCCCCTGATATCTCCCCATTCCTCTGGATTTCTGGTCGCTCTACTTATTAACGTAGCAGCGCTGCCTGCACCTGCTGTGGCTCAGCTCAACCCCGACAATACCCTGGGTGATGAAGCCTCAACCGTGGCACCGGATGTTTTGGTGCAGGGGGATTTTGCAGACTTGATTGAAGGCGGCGCGATTCGCGGCAGCAATCTGTTTCACAGCTTCAGCGACTTTAATGTCGATACCCTGCAGCGGCTTTATTTCGCCAACCCAGCAGGTATCGAAACCATTCTTACCCGAGTGACGGGGGGCAATGGCTCTACCATCGATGGCACCCTTGGGGTCGATGGCTTGGCCAATCTATATCTACTCAACCCCAACGGCTTTGCCTTTGGCCCCAATGCCCAACTCGATATTCGCGGCTCTTTTATGGTCAGCACTGCTGAGGGCTGGCAGTTGGGCAACGGAGAGGTGTTTAGCGCGATTGATCCAGACGCGCCACCGCTGCTGGCAGTCACGCTGACGCCAGGGCTGCAGTACGGGGCAGCGCAGCAGGCGGATGTGACTAACCAGGGCAATCTGGCTGTGGATCCGGGAGAGAGTTTAGTACTCCTGGGAGATACGGTGACCCACACCGGCACCTTGACGGCACCGAGGGGGCAAGTACAGCTGCTGGGCGATCGGGTAGGCGTTTTCGACGCCGGGCAGATTGATGTCTCTTCCCCCAATGGTGGCGGCACGGTCAATCTGGGGGGCGGCTTTCAAGGGCAGGGGCTGCTGCCCACATCTCAGCAGACAGTGGTGGGGCCAAATGCCACCCTCATTGCAGATGCGACTCAGGCAGGGGATGGCGGCGAGATCATTGTTTGGTCGGATGGGCTAACTCGGTTTTACGGAAATGCCCAAGCGACGGGGGGCCTTTCAATTGGGAATGGCGGATTCATTGAGATATCGGGGGCCAGATCTCTAGCTTTTGATGGTGCAGTGAGCGCTGTTGCGCCCAATGGTGAGTGGGGCACTGTTTTGTTTGACCCTACAAACATTGTGGTGGTTGAGGACGCTTTGGCAGAAACCACTGTTCTGAGTGTTGTAGATAACTTCTTCGACCCAGATATTGGGGGGGATGGTGATACGCGAATAGCCGCTAGTGCTCTGGCTAATGCAGCAGCCAATAGCAATGTGAGCTTACAAGCCACTAACGATATCCGCTTTAAGGGAGCATTTACCATTGCGAATCCAGGTATTACGCTGACGGCCATAGCGGGTAACGACATCGTAGTCAGTAACGACATTTTTTTCCTCGCTGGCGGTGATGTCATCTTTGAGGCTGGCAAAAATATCGAGTTAGCTGGAACAGACATTGAATTATCAACCCTCGGGGGTAACGCCAGTTTCACAGCAGGAAATTTACTTTCCCTCACGAACAATGCCTTCGTGAATACATCTCTGCCCACAGGGAGAAGCGGAAACTTAACCGTAGTTTCTCAGGTATTTGAACTGTCTGGAAATTCCATATTTAACGCTGGAAATGGTGGCATTGGAGATGCTGGTGACATTCAAGTTACAACCAATCAGCTTCTCATGGGAGAAGGTTCTCAAGTCAGCAATTCAATTTTTGGCAGTGGAAATGCAGGGGTTCTTACAGTTAATGCACGTGACCTAGTTCAACTCAATGGAAATTTGACCGGCCTTTTCAGTCAAACCAATCCTGGAAGTTCGGGAAATGCAGGAAATCTTCAAATCATGACCGGTCAGCTACTCATTCAAGATGATGCCGACATCAGTGTTGGAACCTTCGGTAGTGGCAACGGAGGACTGCTTGAGATAAATGCTAATGATCTCATCCAATTGAGTGGGGATAACACTATCCTGTCGAGTCGGGCAAACCTTGGAAGCTCAGGCGATGCTGGCGATATCAAAATCACAACAAATCAGCTCTTCATTCAAGATAGATCTCAAATCAGCATCAGCACTTTTAGCGAAGGGAATGGCGGGCTTCTTACAGTCAATTCAGCGGATTTAATTAAGATTAATGGCACTTCAGCAGGTTTGTTGAGTTCAGCTAGTTCAAGTTCAAGTGGAAATGCAGGAAATATTCAAGTTGCAACGGATCAACTCTTTATTCAGACTGGTTTTATCGCTTCTGGAACTGCGGGTTTAGGTAATGGAGGAGATATTGGAATTCAAGCCAGTCGAATCGAGTTACTCGGCTCTGAAACCAGTATTTCTTCAAGCTCAAATAACTTAATTTCAACAACCTCTGTTGGCGACGTTTTACTCGATACCGACACCCTCATTCTCCGTGATGGAAGTACAGTTAGCGCTCGGGCACTTGGAGTAGCCGACGCAGGCACCGTTGAAATTGCCAACGCTAGTTATGTTGAGCTGAATGGCGCTGGAACTACTTTGCGTGCTTCAGCGGCCGACACACCAGCGAATGCTGGGTTCATCAAGATTGATTCAGATGCTGTATTGGTACAGAACTCAGCCCAGCTAGATGTGAGCTCCCTGGGAAGTGGGGATGCTGGTGTTATCGAAATTCAAGATGCCAGCTATGTCGAATTCAGCAATCATAATCACAATCCTGAAAACACTACGTTCACAGGTGCATTTGTGACGACTGGCACCGGTTCTGGGAATGGCGGACGCGTAAGCATAGATGCAGAAAGGTTGAGGTTTTCTGGACCGTCTACAGGCATCCAAGTTGATGGAACAGTAGATAGCAATTCTGGTGTGGTAGACATCATCGGCTCGGAAATCACCCTTGAAAATTCAGCAAGTATTGTATCGCTGGGCTCATCAGGACAGGTTCAGATCGTGTCAGAGGATTTTCTAGAGATTAGCAATAGCACAATTGGGATTGAACCTTTGACAGAAGAGAGCCCAGGCAGCATTAGCCTCAACGTTAGAGATTTACGGTTAAATGAGCGAGGGGTCATTTCGGCTGGAATAGGATTTAGTACCTTGAACAGTCAGGCAATACTAGAAATATTTTCAGCGGATATTACGGATATTTTAGAGGTGCAGGAAACCTTGGCAACATTCAGTGGGGGTGATCCTGAAGAAATTGCTAGAGGAGGAAACATTGATATTTTAGCTGACACTGTATCTCTGAATAATCAAAGTCAAATTCTCAGTTTTGGCGGTGACATTGAGGTTGTTGCCAAAACTATCTCTTTGGAAAACGTTAGTGCCCTTAATACCCTTTCGCCTCTTGCGGACGGAGGCAATATTCTGGTTCAGGCTGGCGAGTCTCTAAATCTACATAACCAGAGCGCTATTTTAGCCACAGCTGGGCCTGTCGGCAATAATGGAGGAGGGGGCGTTGTCAATCTCAATTCTCCTAATATCACTGTTGCAGATCAGAGCTTCATTTCTGCATCGTCCTTTTCTGGCGAGGGCGGCAACGTTAATATTCAAGCCGATAACTTCTTGTTACTTCGAAATAATAGTTTAGTGAGCGCTTCTGCAGGTCTATCTGGTAGCAGTAGCGGGGGGGGTGGCAATGTCAATATCGATGCTCCGTTTGTCGTGGGTGTTTTGTCTGAAAACAGCGACATTATTGCCAACGCCGTGGCTGGGAATGGGGGATTCGTGATCATCAGCGCCCTAGACATCATCGGCCTAGAGTTTCAGGACGAACTCACCCCCTTCAGCGACATCACTGCCAGCTCACAAGCAGGGGCCGCTGGCATCACCGAGTTTAATCGCCTCACCGATGTCAACGTGGAAGAGGGGTTAAGTGAACTGCCCGTTGACCTGGCTGACCCCACTCGCCTCATTAGTCAACAATGCGCCCTGCAAGCATCTGACAACGCCAGCGAGTTCACCGTAGTGGGTCGTGGTGGCCTTCCCCCTGACCCCAGCCAACTGGGTACCGCAGACCGGTTCCTAGAAGATCTCGGCACCGTCCCCACCGAAACCCCCTCATCATCCGAACAATCCCATATCGATGACCTGGATACGGCAGACTCGCCCACGGTCATTCAAGAAGCCCAAAGCTGGGTTCAAGATGCGAGCGGGCACGTGCATCTCGTGTCTGCCACCCCTGATAACCGTGCCGTAGTGCTGCCGTCCGCTGTCCGCTGTTCAAATCACCCCGACCTGTAA